One Urocitellus parryii isolate mUroPar1 chromosome 14, mUroPar1.hap1, whole genome shotgun sequence DNA segment encodes these proteins:
- the Mboat4 gene encoding membrane-bound ghrelin O-acyltransferase MBOAT4 has protein sequence MDWLQQFFLHPVSLYQGAAFPFALLFNYLCIMDSFSTRARYLFLLAGGGALALAAMGSFALLVFIPAFCTVVLVSSLGPQEVHRQTFFFQMSWQTLCHLGLHYTEYYLQETPSTRFYITLSSLMLLTQRVTSLSLDICEGKVEAAGGGIQSRSSLSEHLCKALPYFSYLLFFPALLGGPLCSFQRFQARVQGPSSLCSRISFWALTWRGLQILGLECLKVALSWVVSEGAGLTGCQQLECIYVMWSTAGLFKLTYYSHWILDDSLLQAAGFGSGLSSSPGEEGYIPDADIWTLETTHRISLFTRKWNQSTARWLRRLIFQHSRGWPLLQTFAFSAWWHGLHPGQVLGFFCWAVMVEADYLIHTFANLFIRSWPMRLLYRALTWVHTQLIIAYIMLAVEVRSLSSVWLLCNSYNSFFPMMYCILLFLLLKTKHKFN, from the exons ATGGATTGGCTTCAGCAATTCTTCCTCCATCCTGTGTCACTTTATCAAGGGGCTGCTTTTCCTTTTGCACTGCTGTTTAATTATCTCTGCATTATGGATTCATTTTCCACTCGGGCCAG GTACCTCTTTCtcctggctggaggaggtgccCTGGCCTTGGCTGCCATGGGTTCATTTGCCCTGCTGGTTTTTATCCCTGCTTTCTGTACCGTGGTTTTGGTCTCTTCTCTTGGCCCACAGGAAGTCCACAGGCAGACTTTCTTCTTTCAGATGAGCTGGCAGACCCTGTGTCACCTAGGTCTGCACTACACCGAGTATTATCTGCAAGAGACTCCTTCCACAAG gTTCTACATCACTCTTTCTTCCCTCATGCTCTTGACCCAGAGGGTCACATCTCTCTCTCTGGACATTTGTGAGGGGAAAGtggaggctgcaggaggaggcATCCAGAGCAGGAGCTCTTTGTCTGAGCATCTCTGTAAGGCTCTGCCCTATTTCAGCTACTTGCTCTttttccctgctcttctgggagGCCCTTTGTGTTCCTTCCAGAGATTTCAGGCTCGTGTTCAAGGGCCCAGCTCTTTATGTTCCAGGATTTCTTTTTGGGCTCTGACTTGGAGGGGCCTGCAGATTCTTGGACTGGAGTGCCTAAAGGTGGCCCTGAGCTGGGTGGTGAGTGAAGGAGCAGGACTGACAGGTTGCCAGCAGCTTGAGTGCATTTATGTTATGTGGTCCACAGCTGGTCTCTTCAAACTCACCTACTACTCTCACTGGATCCTGGATGACTCTCTCCTCCAGGCAGCAGGCTTTGGGTCTGGGCTCAGTTCAAGCCCTGGTGAGGAGGGATATATCCCTGATGCAGACATTTGGACACTGGAAACAACCCATAGGATATCTCTGTTCACAAGAAAGTGGAACCAAAGCACAGCTCGGTGGCTCAGACGGCTCATATTCCAGCACAGCAGGGGCTGGCCATTGTTGCAGACCTTCGCCTTCTCTGCCTGGTGGCATGGACTCCATCCAGGACAGGTACTTGGTTTTTTTTGCTGGGCCGTGATGGTAGAAGCTGACTACCTGATTCACACCTTTGCCAATTTATTTATCAGATCATGGCCTATGAGACTTCTCTATAGAGCCCTCACCTGGGTCCATACCCAGCTCATCATTGCCTACATAATGCTCGCAGTGGAAGTCAGGAGCCTCTCCTCTGTCTGGTTGCTGTGTAATTCTTACAACAGCTTCTTTCCAATGATGTACTGTATTTTGCTCTTTCTATTACTGAagacaaaacataaatttaaCTGA